Genomic segment of Cronobacter dublinensis subsp. dublinensis LMG 23823:
AAGGCTGGAAATAGCCGTGCGCGGCAGAGCCGCGGGCGTGAACGATGCGCTCAGGAATGCGTTCGTGGTCGAAGTGGGTGATTTTTTCACGCAGGATAAAATCTTCAAGCAGCGTCGGGCCGCGGGTGCCTGCGCGCAGCGAGTTCTGATCGTCGGCGATGCGCACGCCCTGGTTGGTGGTCAGCGCCTCGTGCTCGCCGCCCTTGCGGAAGGTCTCCAGCGCGCCGAGCTTATCGTTAGTCACCTGCGGGGCCTTCAGGCTGCCCGGCGCGGTCGGCTGTTCGCCCGGCGGCGTCGGTGCCGGAGAAGGGCGGTGGGAGCCATCATCCGGCGCCAGCGATCCCATGCCCGGTTGGGACGACCGCGCGTCATGGAACGGCGCTTCGTGGTTAGGGCGTTTCTCATCATTCGACATTGAACTCGTCTCCTTTCCTTTTTCTAACGCAGTCGGATGACTGCATGAAATGTAAGGTAACTATAGAACAGGCCTGAAGTTCTTGCGGAAAAGGCGACGGCGTAAAAACCGGCAAATGAACGGCGCAGCGCACGCAGGATGCGACGCAACGCGCCGCGATCCGCTATCATAGTGGTTTATCTTTTGTTTTCAGCCAGTGAATCCGACGCTTATGAAACCACTTCGTCATCAGAATCGTCCCGTTATCAGCTATGTTCCCCGCGTGGAGCCGGCACCGCCGGATCATGCGGACCGCATGGAGGGCTTTGACGATGTCTGGGTGCTGAAGGGCAAGTATGTGGCGTTTGTGATGTCCGGGGATCGTTTTCGTCGCTCGCCCGCGTTCAGCTCGCCCGAAGCCGCCCAGCGCTGGGCCAATCAGCTTAAGCAGGATGAGATCTGACGCCTGGCGCGCTAATAGCGATGCCGCGTGCAATTCGCGCCTGAGCCTTAGCCTGCCATCCCTGTCAGAAGAGAAAGCCCGCCGTCGTGCGGGCTTTTTTGTGGCCTGAATGCACGCTCCGGGCATAAAAAAAACCGGCACAGGGCCGGTTTTTGCGGGTCTATTGATGAGGCGATTAACGGTGCGCCAGTTCGGCTTCGTCATCGCTGTTCAGGATGGTTTTATCCGTCTGCTTCAGCCACTGGCTGGTGAGCGTACCAGCCGTCATAGAGCCGCTGACGTTAAGCGCGGTACGGCCCATATCGATAAGCGGTTCAACGGAAATCAGCAGCGCCACCAGAGTGACTGGCAGGCCCATTGCCGGGAGCACGATCAGCGCCGCGAAGGTCGCGCCGCCGCCAACACCCGCCACGCCTGCGGAGCTTAAGGTCACGATGCCGACGAGCGTCGCAATCCACACCGGATCGAGCGGGTTAATGCCAACGGTCGGGGCAACCATCACCGCCAGCATGGTCGGGTAGAGACCCGCACAACCGTTCTGGCCGATGGTCGCGCCAAAGGACGCCGCGAAGGAGGCGATAGACTCCGGCACGCCGAGGCGACGGGTCTGCGCTTCAACGTTCAGCGGAATGCTGGCGGCGCTGGAGCGGCTGGTAAAGGCGAAAGTCAGTACCGGCCAGACTTTACGGAAATAGCGCAGCGGGCTGACGCCATTCACCGCGAGCAGCACGCCGTGCACCACGAACATGATGCCGAGGCCGAGGTAAGAG
This window contains:
- the cedA gene encoding cell division activator CedA, with protein sequence MNPTLMKPLRHQNRPVISYVPRVEPAPPDHADRMEGFDDVWVLKGKYVAFVMSGDRFRRSPAFSSPEAAQRWANQLKQDEI